From Camelina sativa cultivar DH55 chromosome 20, Cs, whole genome shotgun sequence, the proteins below share one genomic window:
- the LOC104769096 gene encoding alternative NAD(P)H-ubiquinone oxidoreductase C1, chloroplastic/mitochondrial yields the protein MAVLSSVSSLLPFSSYGANRLTSKASLASITSGFNLSSRWNSTRNPSRLHLSRAVTNYSGNTEVSENEAAPRTYAWPDNKRPRVCILGGGFGGLYTALRLESLVWPDDKKPQVVLVDQSERFVFKPMLYELLSGEVDVWEIAPRFSDLLTNTGIKFLRDRVKTLLPCDHVGVNGSESFITGGTVLLESGFKIEYDWLVLALGAESKLDVVPGAKELAFPFYTLEDAIKLNEKLSKLERKNFKDGSAIKVAVVGCGYAGVELAATISERLQDRGIVQSINVSKNILTSAPNGNREAAMKVLMSRKVQLLLGYLVKSIKRASDSEEDEGYLLELQPAERGLESQIIEADIVLWTVGAKPLLTKLEPSGPNVLPLNARGQAETDETLRVKGHPRIFALGDSSSLRDSNGKLLPTTAQVAFQEADFTGWNIWAAINNRPLLPFRFQNLGEMMTLGRYDAAISPSFIEGLTLEGPVGHAARKLAYLIRLPTDEHRFKVGISWFAKSAVDSIALLQSNLTKVLSGS from the exons ATGGCCGTTCTCTCCTCCGTATCTTCTCTCTTACCCTTCTCTAGTT ATGGGGCTAATAGACTAACTAGTAAAGCCTCATTAGCTTCGATAACTTCTGGATTCAATCTCTCTTCTCGTTGGAACTCAACCAGAAACCCCTCTAGGTTACATCTTTCGAGAGCAGTGACAAACTACAGTGGTAACACAGAGGTTTCTGAGAATGAAGCAGCTCCAAGGACTTACGCATGGCCTGATAACAAG AGGCCAAGGGTGTGCATTTTAGGTGGCGGGTTTGGAGGATTGTATACAGCTTTGAGATTAGAATCGCTTGTGTGGCCTGATGACAAAAAACCCCAG GTGGTTTTGGTTGACCAATCCGAACGTTTTGTGTTCAAGCCGATGTTGTATGAACTTCTCTCTGGAG AAGTTGATGTGTGGGAGATTGCTCCCCGTTTCTCGGATTTGCTTACAAACACGGGGATCAAATTTCTCCGAGATAGAGTTAAAACATTGCTTCCTTGTGACCATGTAGGAGTGAATGGGTCTGAAAGTTTTATTACTGGAGGAACCGTCTTGCTCGAAAGTGGTTTTAAAATTGAATACGATTG GTTGGTTCTTGCTCTTGGCGCTGAATCTAAACTCGATGTTGTTCCTGGCGCAAAGGAGTTAGCTTTCCCGTTCTACACTCTTGAAGATGCTATT AAGCTTAACGAAAAGCTGAGTAAATTGGAGAGGAAGAATTTTAAAGACGGCTCTGCCATAAAAGTAGCTGTTGTTGGCTGCGGTTATGCAGGAGTAGAGTTGGCTGCTACCATATCAGAGAGACTGCAAGATCGTGGAATAGTGCAGTCCATTAACGTATCAAAGAATATACTAACATCAGCCCCTAATGGGAACAGGGAGGCGGCTATGAAG GTTCTTATGTCGAGAAAAGTCCAGTTACTCTTGGGCTATCTTGTTAAATCCATAAAGAGAGCAAGCGactcagaagaagatgaaggataTTTGTTAGAGCTTCAGCCTGCAGAAAGAGGATTAGAGAGTCAAATTATTGAAGCGGATATAGTGTTATGGACGGTCGGTGCTAAGCCTTTGCTTACCAAACTAGAACCCTCGGGTCCCAATGTCCTTCCTCTCAATGCTAGAGGACAAGCTGAAACAGACGAGACACTCCGTGTTAAAGGACATCCACGGATCTTTGCATTaggtgattcttcttctttaagagACTCGAATGGAAAGCTTCTTCCTACAACAGCTCAg GTTGCTTTTCAAGAAGCAGACTTTACCGGCTGGAATATATGGGCAGCGATAAATAACCGACCTTTATTACCATTCAG GTTTCAGAACCTAGGTGAGATGATGACTCTTGGAAGATACGATGCTGCTATTTCGCCAAGTTTCATTGAAGGGCTTACACTCGAAGGTCCAGTTGGACACGCAGCAAGAAAACTGGCGTATTTGATTAGACTACCAACTGATGAACACCGGTTCAAGGTCGGTATTAGTTGGTTTGCTAAATCTGCTGTTGATTCAATTGCTTTACTTCAAAGCAATCTAACCAAGGTGTTATCTGGTTCGTGA
- the LOC104769098 gene encoding uncharacterized protein LOC104769098, with protein MGKENQLETNNCGVSDHGSPPIKNEEHEAPRYSSDKDTGLPTCRVCQCSESDRRGDAALGFLGITPPVSDPCKSNAGEETVVDQKSSVVKPSGFIELISPDGEVFVCSNEDIEMGAWQHRDTLLELGCSCKNDLALVHYACALKWFVNHGSTVCEICGTTAENIRTVDFNKVVISLKDYAALRERTADGDPNPVAVNNNTSSSGIDPDAVAAIRRQRLSEISLWFGPHCSNNNSSNSAAAGASSSQVTSEQPLGVVNFDILPMESRATKWAVEGTGILLATGLLTVTLAWLIAPRVGKRTAKSGLHILLGGLCALTVVIFFRFVVLTRIRYGPARYWAILFVFWFLVFGIWASRSHASHSST; from the exons ATGGGTAAAGAGAATCAGTTGGAGACTAATAACTGTGGAGTCAGTGATCACGGTTCTCCACCTATCAAGAACGAAGAACATGAGGCACCACGTTACAGTTCAGACAAAGACACGGGTTTACCAACTTGCCGTGTGTGCCAATGTTCAGAATCCGATAGAAGAGGAGACGCTGCTTTAGGGTTTTTGGGTATCACTCCTCCTGTTTCCGATCCTTGTAAAAGCAATGCGGGTGAAGAAACCGTTGTTGATCAGAAAAGCTCAGTTGTCAAACCGAGTGGATTCATCGAACTGATAAGTCCTGATGGAGAAGTTTTCGTTTGCTCTAACGAAGATATTGAAATGGGTGCGTGGCAGCATCGAGATACGTTGCTAGAACTTGGATGTTCTTGCAAAAACGATCTTGCTTTGGTACACTACGCTTGTGCATTGAAATGGTTCGTCAACCACGGATCAACAGTTTGTGAGATATGCGGAACAACCGCAGAGAATATAAGAACAGTTGATTTCAACAAAGTGGTAATCTCCTTGAAAGATTACGCAGCGCTAAGAGAAAGAACAGCTGATGGAGATCCGAATCCTGTAGCAGTTAATAACAACACGAGTTCTTCAGGGATTGATCCTGATGCAGTTGCAGCCATTCGAAGGCAACGGCTTAGTGAGATTTCGTTATGGTTTGGTCCTCATTGTTCAAACAACAATAGTAGTAATTCCGCTGCTGCAGGGGCAAGTTCTTCTCAGGTTACATCTGAACAACCTTTGGGTGTAGTAAACTTTGATATCTTGCCTATGGAAAGCCGTGCGACTAAATGGGCGGTTGAAGGTACCGGAATACTACTCGCTACCGGATTACTCACAGTTACTTTGGCTTGGCTCATTGCTCCTCGTGTTGGAAAG AGAACTGCAAAGAGTGGGCTGCACATACTTCTTGGTGGTCTCTGTGCTTTAACAGTAGTCATCTTCTTCAGATTC GTCGTGCTGACAAGAATCAGGTACGGACCAGCACGGTACTGGGCAATCTTGTTCGTCTTCTGGTTTCTTGTGTTTGGCATTTGGGCTTCACGTTCACACGCTTCTCACTCCTCCACATGA
- the LOC104769102 gene encoding topoisomerase I damage affected protein 7-like — MLPLKLARSLLLHETLNLTHNSGDKDDGKEEEEEEGETSIRQILSSYKQSKKTRSRSEKKKNTRNSKTPLLYFVPTRELISDTYRLATVARDLGMDLYPTPSLSHIIFSFPPRESKSPSPSPFSSSSQPSSTWSSSASLSSTLSWSLPNDAVMLSFPSLSASSLSHLRSFVSLSNGLFKLVFSSSAAAVETSSSSSASSSSGSVSNWDCCSVSLFSRIANKRIGSMESFSNALASNGWSIYKTKVNHHPSSSSESTSSSNTGGGSVYLFRKVYTGRIMNREGNGSCRVRELRLSQLDFRNAPLRILQYLMLMTDDIFFLP; from the coding sequence ATGCTTCCATTAAAGCTTGCTCGATCTCTTCTCCTCCACGAGACTCTCAATCTCACTCATAATTCCGGTGATAAAGACGacggcaaagaagaagaagaagaagaaggagaaacaagTATCAGGCAAATCCTAAGCTCCTACAAGCAATCAAAAAAAACCCGATCGAGatccgagaagaagaagaacacgagAAATTCGAAAACCCCATTGCTCTACTTCGTTCCAACGCGAGAATTAATCTCAGACACTTACAGATTAGCCACAGTAGCAAGAGATCTAGGTATGGATTTGTACCCAACACCATCGCTCTCTCACATCATCTTCTCATTCCCGCCGCGTGAATCGAAATCTCCGTCGCCgtctcctttctcttcttcttcgcaaCCTTCTTCGACGTGGTCCTCGTCGGCGTCGCTATCGTCGACTCTCTCATGGTCACTTCCGAACGACGCCGTAATGCTCTCATTCCCATCTCTCTCCGCCTCATCACTCTCTCACCTCCGATCCTTCGTCTCCCTCTCCAACGGACTCTTCAAACTcgtcttctcctcctccgccgccgctgTGGaaacatcttcttcctcatctgcCTCGTCATCATCCGGATCCGTTAGCAATTGGGACTGctgctctgtttctcttttctcGAGAATCGCTAACAAACGAATCGGATCGATGGAGAGTTTCTCGAACGCATTGGCTTCAAACGGATGGTCGATTTACAAGACGAAAGTGAATCATCAtccgtcgtcgtcgtcggaATCTACTAGTAGTAGCAATACCGGTGGGGGATCGGTGTATCTGTTTAGGAAAGTGTATACGGGTCGGATCATGAACCGAGAAGGAAACGGGTCGTGTAGAGTGAGAGAGCTGAGACTTTCTCAATTGGATTTCAGGAACGCACCTCTACGGATTCTACAGTATTTGATGTTGATGACTGATGACATCTTCTTCCTTCCGTAa
- the LOC104769100 gene encoding protein ATAF2, with product MKAELNLPAGFRFHPTDEELVKFYLCRKCASEEISAPVIAEIDLYKFNPWDLPEMSLYGEKEWYFFSPRDRKYPNGSRPNRAAGTGYWKATGADKPIGKPKTLGIKKALVFYAGKAPKGIKTNWIMHEYRLANVDRSASLHKKNNLRLDDWVLCRIYNKKGTMEKYLPADEKPRTTTMADQSSSPFDTSDSTYPTLQEDDSSSSGGGHGRVVSPDVREVQSEPKWGELEDALEAFDTSLFAGSMELLQPDAFVPQFLYQPDYFTPFQDPPEQKPFLNWSFTPQG from the exons atgaaggCGGAGCTAAACTTGCCGGCTGGATTCCGATTCCATCCAACAGACGAAGAGCTTGTGAAATTCTACTTGTGTCGGAAATGCGCATCGGAGGAGATCTCAGCTCCTGTTATCGCTGAGATTGATCTCTACAAGTTCAATCCTTGGGACCTTCCAG agATGTCTCTGTACGGAGAGAAAGAGTGGTACTTTTTCTCACCTAGAGATCGGAAATACCCAAACGGTTCTCGTCCTAACCGGGCTGCTGGTACCGGTTATTGGAAAGCTACCGGAGCTGATAAACCCATTGGTAAACCCAAGACGTTGGGTATCAAGAAAGCTCTCGTTTTTTACGCTGGCAAAGCTCCTAAAGGGATTAAGACCAATTGGATCATGCACGAGTATCGTCTCGCTAATGTCGATAGATCAGCTTCTCTTCACAAAAAGAACAACCTACGA CTTGATGATTGGGTTTTATGTCGAATATACAACAAGAAAGGAACTATGGAGAAGTATCTACCTGCTGATGAGAAACCAAGGACCACGACAATGGCGGATCAATCATCATCTCCTTTTGATACATCCGACTCGACTTACCCGACATTGCAAGAGGATGATTCGAGCAGTTCTGGTGGTGGTCACGGTCGCGTTGTCTCACCAGATGTTAGGGAGGTTCAGAGCGAGCCTAAATGGGGAGAGCTTGAAGATGCTTTGGAAGCTTTTGATACTTCCTTGTTTGCTGGTTCCATGGAGTTGTTGCAGCCTGACGCTTTCGTCCCCCAGTTCTTGTATCAGCCTGATTATTTTACTCCCTTCCAGGATCCACCTGAGCAGAAACCATTCTTGAATTGGAGTTTTACTCCACAGGGTTAA
- the LOC104769104 gene encoding amino acid permease 2, whose protein sequence is MGETAAATRHHHNHHHGHQVFDVASNEVVPPQPAFKCFDDDGRLKRTGTVWTASAHIITAVIGSGVLSLAWAIAQLGWIAGPAVMILFSLVTLYSSTLLSDCYRTGDAVSGKRNYTYMDAVRSILGGFKFKICGLIQYLNLFGIAIGYTIAASISMMAIKRSNCFHKSGGKDPCHMSSNPYMIIFGVTEIFLSQVPDFDQIWWISIVAAVMSFTYSAIGLALGIVQVAANGVFKGSLTGISIGTVTQTQKIWRTFQALGDIAFAYSYSAVLIEIQDTVRSPPAESKTMKKATKISIAVTTMFYMLCGSMGYAAFGDAAPGNLLTGFGFYNPFWLLDIANAAIVVHLVGAYQVFAQPIFAFIEKSVAERYPDNDFFTKEFEIRIPGLRSPYRANVFRIVYRCIFVVTTTVISMLMPFFNDVVGILGALGFWPLTVYFPVEMYIKQRKVEKWSTRWVCLQMLSVACLVISVVAGVGSIAGVMLDLKVYKPFKSTY, encoded by the exons ATGGGTGAAACCGCTGCCGCCACTCGCCACCATCACAACCACCATCACGGCCACCAAGTCTTCGACGTGGCCAGCAACGAAGTCGTCCCTCCACAACCGGCTTTTAAATGCTTCGACGATGATGGCCGTCTCAAAAGAACCG GGACTGTTTGGACCGCGAGCGCTCATATAATAACTGCGGTGATTGGATCCGGCGTTTTGTCATTGGCGTGGGCGATTGCACAGCTTGGATGGATCGCTGGCCCTGCCGTGATGATATTGTTCTCTTTAGTTACTCTTTACTCCTCGACACTTCTTAGCGATTGCTACAGAACCGGTGATGCAGTGTCTGGCAAGAGAAACTACACTTACATGGACGCCGTTCGATCAATCCTAG GTGGGTTCAAGTTCAAGATTTGTGGGCTCATTCAATACTTGAATCTCTTTGGTATAGCGATCGGATACACAATCGCAGCATCTATAAGCATgat GGCGATCAAGAGATCGAACTGCTTCCACAAGAGTGGAGGAAAAGACCCATGTCACATGTCGAGCAATCCTTACATGATCATATTTGGTGTGACAGAGATCTTTCTCTCTCAGGTTCCTGACTTCGACCAGATTTGGTGGATCTCCATTGTTGCAGCTGTCATGTCCTTCACTTACTCTGCCATCGGTCTAGCTCTTGGAATCGTTCAAGTTGCAG CAAATGGAGTTTTCAAAGGAAGTCTCACTGGAATAAGCATCGGAACAGTGACTCAAACACAGAAGATATGGAGAACCTTCCAAGCACTTGGAGACATTGCCTTTGCATACTCATACTCTGCTGTCCTAATCGAGATTCAG GACACTGTAAGATCTCCACCGGCGGAATCGAAAACGATGAAGAAAGCTACCAAAATCAGCATCGCTGTCACGACTATGTTCTACATGCTATGTGGCTCAATGGGTTACGCCGCCTTTGGAGATGCAGCACCTGGAAACCTCCTCACCGGTTTCGGATTCTACAACCCGTTTTGGCTTCTTGACATAGCTAACGCTGCCATCGTCGTCCACCTTGTTGGAGCTTACCAAGTCTTTGCTCAGCCCATCTTTGCCTTTATTGAAAAATCAGTCGCAGAGAGATATCCAGACAATGACTTCTTCACCAAGGAATTTGAAATCAGAATCCCCGGACTTAGGTCTCCATACAGAGCAAACGTTTTCAGGATAGTTTACCGGTGTATATTTGTCGTTACAACCACCGTGATATCGATGCTAATGCCGTTCTTCAACGATGTGGTTGGGATCTTAGGGGCGTTAGGGTTTTGGCCCTTGACGGTTTATTTTCCGGTGGAGATGTATATAAAGCAGAGGAAGGTAGAGAAATGGAGCACGAGATGGGTGTGTTTACAGATGCTTAGTGTTGCTTGTCTTGTGATCTCGGTGGTCGCAGGAGTTGGATCAATAGCCGGAGTGATGCTTGATCTTAAGGTCTATAAGCCCTTCAAGTCTACATATTGA
- the LOC104769105 gene encoding uncharacterized protein LOC104769105 produces MPHRTRPLKGLLLFTGINFLLVQTITPVYDFVCFLPYWERRRERIRQEREAAAVSLNSTNSTQKATQASVG; encoded by the exons ATGCCTCACAGAACAAGGCCATTGAAGGGACTCTTGCTTTTCACTGGAATTAACTTTCTCTTGGTGCAGACCATTACTCCTGTCTATGACTTTGTCTGCTTCTTGCCTTACTGGGAGAGAAGG agagagagaattcGGCAGGAGCGTGAAGCAGCAGCTGTATCCTTAAACAGCACAAACTCAACACAGAAAGCAACTCAAGCATCTGTTGGATGA